Below is a genomic region from Sneathia vaginalis.
AAAAGCAATGACAAGTAAAAGTGTTAAAGATTTCCTAAGAAAAGAGTATAAGGAAGAAGGATATCCTGTATTCTAGATGTATATTAAAAATGGGGTTATGATTCAATTCATAACTCTTTTTCTTTACATAAAAAAATGCACTCCCATGAGAGTGCAAAATAATACATTTTTAAAAATTTATTATCCTAGTGCTTTAACTTTTAGAGATAATCTAGACTTGTATCTTGAAGCAGTATTTTTCTTTAATACTCCTTTAGTAACTGATTTATCTAATTCTTTGAAAGCTAATGATAAAGTTGATTTTGCTTCTTCAACATTCTTAGCTTCAACAGCTACAAGAACTTTTTTAACGAAAGT
It encodes:
- the rpsT gene encoding 30S ribosomal protein S20, with the translated sequence MAHTKSSKKRVVLGERNRLRNQAIKSRVKTFVKKVLVAVEAKNVEEAKSTLSLAFKELDKSVTKGVLKKNTASRYKSRLSLKVKALG